Proteins from one Lacrimispora sphenoides genomic window:
- a CDS encoding helix-turn-helix transcriptional regulator, protein MTKKFSIFYILLCINLFSITILSGFNYFVFHKMNKNAYLESFVDYNERVMNLAFKNIDKQVMQSLIDIPQLYFSDVKPNEPIFLPQMQSISGSPKDILALQVKMEEMRKVYPHVVSMDIYYEGTKTIVTGYDKIHFIQDETEVNQYLPWYFDFDKLKVNQYFFPLSNAVYPTKAPVLTYVKRISRPKWKGQSVVAAFHITPDSLQDYIDMSSGSFVLADEAFRVLYQSGSGADQGRVLEVLNNISKIPLAEREEDRPVQMKLNGEPNMVFSGSSALTRLNYVYYMPESTFLADFNVKSRIFLLNFAISILFNIMVLVVVSYLNYYVYRKRVLTVSREAGIAIGGEGKGFDGSLTVLSERISGLSETVKNSETVLYQNSLRSLILNRKSDQAYETLFSDCQSGRVCCYIVYLKVQDWEELTLKGLQDEFNSHGVTGRVFFTTLNKGELAAVTVYDGEREEQVQAILLEILKQYVEVLGFVCGVPQDLDPENLRKSFLSASEAARYRFIYSGEVQLSWDELKIPERKGNGSHLKLFAAIEKDINSENILDFKYHVEALKVSFLTGNYTIDYCMSTLRDLVTLLYQTIQRYQLDMWIVFGYDIREYYKQLSDIDAYCEWVNRICEVLLTNIRQKKRPENGDLKERMEQIIRDHLEHDISLDYLSDSLSIRPDVLSRMFRQLMGKGYTEYIREKKLNRALELIDQDYSMKEIASRLGYSSSQYFIKVFKETYGVTPFQYKKKKKAGEEE, encoded by the coding sequence ATGACGAAAAAATTTTCCATATTTTATATCCTGTTGTGTATCAATCTTTTCAGCATCACCATTCTCTCCGGATTTAACTATTTTGTATTTCACAAAATGAACAAAAATGCCTATCTGGAAAGCTTTGTAGACTATAATGAACGGGTCATGAACCTGGCATTTAAGAATATTGATAAGCAGGTGATGCAGTCCTTAATCGATATCCCCCAGCTTTATTTTTCCGATGTGAAACCCAACGAGCCAATCTTTCTGCCTCAGATGCAGTCCATCAGCGGTTCTCCCAAAGATATTCTGGCTTTGCAGGTAAAGATGGAGGAGATGCGGAAGGTATACCCTCATGTCGTCAGCATGGATATTTATTATGAAGGGACGAAGACCATCGTCACGGGCTATGACAAGATCCACTTTATCCAGGATGAAACAGAGGTGAACCAATACCTTCCCTGGTATTTTGATTTTGATAAGCTTAAGGTAAACCAGTACTTTTTCCCCCTGTCCAATGCAGTCTATCCGACCAAGGCGCCGGTACTTACCTATGTCAAACGGATTTCCCGGCCGAAATGGAAGGGGCAGAGCGTTGTAGCTGCATTCCATATCACGCCGGACAGCCTGCAGGATTACATAGATATGAGCAGTGGAAGCTTTGTGCTGGCAGACGAAGCTTTTAGGGTCCTTTACCAGTCGGGATCCGGCGCGGATCAGGGGAGGGTTTTAGAAGTCCTGAATAATATAAGCAAGATTCCCCTGGCGGAGAGGGAGGAAGACCGGCCGGTGCAGATGAAGCTGAACGGCGAACCAAACATGGTATTTTCCGGATCTTCTGCGCTGACCAGGCTCAACTATGTCTATTACATGCCGGAGAGTACATTTCTGGCAGATTTTAATGTAAAAAGCAGGATTTTCCTGTTGAATTTTGCCATTTCGATCCTCTTTAATATCATGGTTCTGGTAGTTGTTTCCTACTTAAATTATTATGTGTACCGCAAGAGGGTATTAACCGTTTCCCGGGAAGCAGGCATCGCCATAGGCGGAGAAGGCAAGGGCTTTGACGGATCCTTAACGGTGCTGTCGGAGAGGATCTCCGGCTTAAGTGAGACGGTGAAAAATTCGGAGACGGTCCTGTACCAGAATTCCCTGCGTTCTCTGATCCTGAACAGGAAATCAGACCAGGCCTATGAGACGCTGTTTTCCGACTGCCAGTCTGGCCGTGTCTGTTGTTACATCGTCTATCTGAAGGTACAGGATTGGGAAGAACTGACCTTAAAGGGCCTGCAGGATGAGTTTAACAGTCACGGCGTCACCGGGCGGGTCTTCTTTACCACCTTAAACAAAGGAGAATTGGCTGCGGTTACTGTGTATGACGGAGAACGGGAAGAACAGGTGCAGGCGATCCTTCTGGAGATTTTGAAACAGTACGTGGAGGTTCTTGGCTTTGTATGCGGAGTGCCTCAGGATTTGGATCCGGAGAATTTGAGGAAGAGCTTTTTAAGCGCCAGCGAGGCCGCTCGGTACCGGTTCATCTATTCCGGAGAGGTCCAGCTGTCCTGGGATGAGCTTAAGATCCCTGAGAGAAAAGGCAATGGCAGCCATTTGAAGCTATTCGCAGCGATAGAAAAAGATATTAACAGTGAAAATATCCTGGATTTCAAATACCACGTTGAAGCACTTAAGGTCTCCTTTTTGACGGGCAATTACACCATTGATTACTGTATGTCCACTCTTCGCGACCTGGTGACGCTGCTTTATCAGACCATACAGAGATACCAGCTGGATATGTGGATTGTATTTGGCTATGATATCCGGGAGTATTATAAGCAGCTGTCAGATATAGACGCATACTGTGAATGGGTGAACAGGATCTGCGAGGTACTGCTGACGAATATCCGCCAGAAGAAAAGACCGGAGAACGGGGATCTTAAGGAACGGATGGAACAGATCATAAGGGATCATTTAGAGCATGATATTTCTCTTGATTATCTTTCAGACAGCCTCTCCATCCGTCCGGATGTGTTAAGCCGGATGTTCCGGCAGCTGATGGGTAAAGGCTATACCGAATATATCAGGGAAAAGAAGCTGAACCGGGCGCTGGAGCTGATCGACCAGGATTACAGCATGAAGGAGATCGCTTCCAGGCTGGGCTATAGCTCATCCCAGTATTTTATTAAAGTATTTAAAGAAACCTACGGCGTCACACCCTTCCAATATAAGAAGAAAAAGAAGGCCGGGGAAGAAGAATAA
- a CDS encoding carbohydrate ABC transporter permease, which produces MKKKKNNDGEMASVRKRKRSREDWIVDGFAYGMAAILVIAIILPFMQVITISMSPASVVNATGFHLLPTKFDFSGYKKIATDNNFWHSYLNTILRAAIGTASGVLITIITAYPLSKVNLPYRKGLMLFVVFTMYFSGGMIPKYLLIKNLHLTNNFLVYILPCLITGFALIITRNFFMSIPVELEESAKIDGATPWRVLFGIYLPLSKPVVATISLWYCVHHWNSWMDNMLYVTKSNLYVLQYVLQTILTNGQTADMETMVDVIIHTETMKMAALVLSLLPIVCTYPFLQKYFVKGMLVGSVKG; this is translated from the coding sequence ATGAAAAAGAAAAAGAATAATGACGGCGAGATGGCTTCCGTCAGAAAAAGAAAGAGAAGCCGTGAAGACTGGATTGTGGATGGCTTTGCCTATGGGATGGCAGCCATATTGGTGATTGCGATCATCCTTCCCTTTATGCAGGTTATCACGATTTCCATGAGCCCGGCTTCGGTGGTGAATGCCACAGGGTTCCACTTGCTTCCTACGAAATTTGATTTTTCAGGCTATAAAAAGATTGCTACGGATAATAATTTCTGGCACAGCTATCTAAATACCATCTTAAGGGCTGCCATAGGGACAGCCAGCGGCGTACTGATTACCATCATAACCGCATATCCCCTGTCTAAGGTAAACCTTCCCTACCGGAAGGGCCTGATGCTGTTTGTGGTATTTACCATGTATTTTTCTGGTGGAATGATTCCCAAATACTTACTGATCAAGAATCTCCATTTAACCAATAATTTCCTGGTTTACATCCTGCCCTGCCTGATCACAGGCTTTGCCCTGATTATTACGCGGAACTTTTTTATGAGTATTCCGGTAGAGCTGGAGGAGTCAGCGAAGATCGACGGAGCGACCCCCTGGCGGGTTCTGTTCGGCATTTACCTGCCCTTATCAAAGCCGGTGGTGGCCACCATCTCCTTATGGTACTGTGTACATCACTGGAATTCCTGGATGGATAACATGCTCTATGTGACCAAGAGCAATCTTTATGTACTACAATATGTACTCCAGACCATCCTGACCAATGGCCAGACGGCAGATATGGAGACGATGGTGGATGTGATCATCCACACGGAGACCATGAAGATGGCGGCGCTCGTCCTGTCTCTGCTTCCCATCGTCTGTACCTATCCGTTTTTACAGAAGTATTTTGTAAAAGGCATGTTGGTAGGCTCCGTAAAAGGCTAA
- a CDS encoding sulfatase family protein, with amino-acid sequence MKNSGFERDNLIVIAADQLRYDVLGLGVTPNLDRLMGESVVFDRAYCACPLCAPARGALFTGTYPGRNGSLINGWYKPEKAYAKVRAGIDNLYDMMERLDMECIHSGKQHLFMEGEPLEKRPESKTRWLTTEQTYKEFLNEQGKRLPGGNRFRTQVPEMNGGTYTQVRSYSNASTGKYEEGYSYYFDGYFTDRAVEALEEVNTDKPLFLSMMHLAPHPPLDVPEPWYSRVRKEEVRLPENTGIWYPHQSPLQKYNLTGVIGNQYSMEEWEEAFRVYLGLVALLDDCVGRVLDVLKRKGLYDHSVIIFTSDHGEMLGAHRLFQKMCMYEESVRTPLSIRLPEGRNGGRHLKAPVSHIDLLPTICDYYSISPRHRMDGRSLKALLEDGEELDELPVFIQYDGNASRGNFSRCVVAGKDKLIVDLFKDETYLEFYDLDQDVFETDNLVFKEQYDGRVRELLTLLKEHEKELEDEVQIPEVDLVQFRDLYQ; translated from the coding sequence ATGAAAAATTCTGGATTTGAAAGAGATAATCTGATCGTCATTGCCGCGGACCAGCTGCGCTATGATGTATTGGGACTTGGAGTAACGCCTAATTTAGACCGGCTCATGGGAGAAAGCGTGGTATTCGACCGCGCTTACTGTGCCTGCCCCTTATGTGCCCCTGCCAGAGGAGCTCTGTTTACAGGGACCTATCCGGGGAGGAACGGAAGCCTTATTAATGGCTGGTACAAGCCGGAGAAGGCCTACGCTAAGGTGAGGGCCGGCATAGATAATCTTTATGATATGATGGAGCGGCTGGATATGGAATGCATCCATAGCGGGAAGCAGCATCTCTTCATGGAAGGGGAGCCGCTGGAGAAGCGTCCGGAATCCAAAACCAGATGGCTGACTACTGAGCAGACCTATAAGGAGTTCTTAAATGAACAGGGGAAGCGTCTACCAGGGGGAAATCGGTTCCGCACCCAGGTTCCGGAGATGAACGGCGGAACCTATACCCAGGTGCGCAGCTATTCCAATGCCTCCACCGGGAAGTACGAAGAAGGCTATTCCTATTATTTCGACGGCTATTTTACTGACCGGGCCGTGGAAGCGCTTGAGGAAGTGAATACAGATAAGCCGCTGTTTTTAAGCATGATGCACTTGGCACCCCATCCGCCCCTTGATGTACCGGAGCCATGGTATTCCAGAGTCAGAAAAGAGGAGGTCCGCCTCCCGGAGAATACAGGGATCTGGTATCCACACCAGTCTCCCCTGCAGAAATATAATTTAACCGGGGTGATCGGCAATCAGTATTCCATGGAGGAGTGGGAGGAAGCCTTCCGCGTTTACTTAGGCCTGGTGGCTTTGTTGGATGATTGTGTGGGACGGGTGCTCGATGTATTAAAGAGAAAAGGCCTTTACGATCATTCTGTCATTATCTTTACGTCCGACCACGGAGAGATGCTGGGGGCACATCGTCTGTTCCAGAAGATGTGCATGTATGAAGAGTCCGTAAGGACGCCCCTTTCCATCCGCCTTCCAGAAGGAAGAAACGGAGGCAGGCACTTAAAGGCACCGGTCAGCCACATCGACCTTCTGCCTACCATATGTGATTATTATTCGATTTCACCCCGTCACAGGATGGATGGGCGCAGCCTCAAGGCCCTTTTGGAAGACGGCGAAGAATTGGATGAGCTGCCTGTATTTATCCAGTATGACGGGAATGCGTCGAGGGGCAATTTCAGTCGTTGTGTTGTAGCAGGGAAGGATAAACTGATCGTAGATTTGTTCAAGGATGAAACTTACTTAGAGTTCTATGATTTGGATCAGGATGTATTTGAAACCGATAATTTGGTATTTAAGGAACAGTATGATGGAAGAGTAAGGGAACTCCTGACACTGTTAAAAGAACATGAGAAAGAGCTGGAGGATGAAGTGCAGATTCCGGAGGTGGACTTGGTGCAGTTCCGGGATCTTTACCAGTAA